Proteins from one Desmodus rotundus isolate HL8 chromosome 9, HLdesRot8A.1, whole genome shotgun sequence genomic window:
- the TOB1 gene encoding protein Tob1, whose amino-acid sequence MQLEIQVALNFIISYLYNKLPRRRVNIFGEELERLLKKKYEGHWYPEKPYKGSGFRCIHVGEKVDPVIEQASKESGLDIDDVRGNLPQDLSVWIDPFEVSYQIGEKGPVKVLYVDDNNENGCELDKEIKNSFNPEAQVFMPISDPASSVSSSPSPPFGHSAAVSPTFMPRSTQPLTFTTATFAATKFGSTKMKNSGRSNKVARTSPINLGLNVNDLLKQKAISSSMHSLYGLGLGSQQQPQQQQQPSQPPPPQPQQQQKTSALSPNAKEFIFPNMQGQSSSTNGMFPGDSPLNLSPLQYSNAFDVFAAYGGLNEKSFVDGLNFSLNNMQYSNQQFQPVMAN is encoded by the coding sequence ATGCAGCTTGAAATCCAAGTAGCActaaattttatcatttcatacTTGTACAATAAGCTTCCCAGGAGACGCGTCAACATTTTTGGTGAAGAGCTTGAAAGACTTCTTAAGAAGAAATATGAAGGGCACTGGTATCCTGAAAAGCCATACAAAGGATCAGGGTTTAGATGTATACACGTAGGGGAGAAAGTGGACCCAGTGATTGAACAAGCATCCAAAGAGAGTGGTTTGGACATTGATGATGTTCGTGGCAATCTGCCACAGGATCTTAGCGTTTGGATCGACCCATTTGAGGTTTCCTACCAAATTGGTGAAAAGGGACCAGTGAAAGTGCTTTATGTGGATGATAATAATGAAAATGGATGTGAGTTGGATAAAGAGATCAAAAACAGCTTTAACCCAGAGGCCCAGGTTTTTATGCCCATAAGTGACCCAGCCTCATCAGTGTCCAGCTCTCCATCGCCTCCCTTTGGTCACTCTGCTGCTGTAAGCCCTACTTTCATGCCCCGGTCCACTCAGCCTTTAACCTTTACCACTGCCACTTTTGCTGCCACCAAGTTTGGCTCTACCAAAATGAAGAATAGTGGCCGCAGCAACAAGGTTGCACGTACTTCTCCTATCAACCTTGGCCTGAATGTGAATGACCTCTTGAAGCAGAAAGCCATCTCTTCCTCAATGCACTCTCTGTATGGGCTCGGCCTGGGTAGCCAGCAGCAGccgcagcaacagcagcagccatcccagccaccaccaccacagccGCAGCAACAGCAGAAAACCTCTGCCCTTTCTCCTAATGCcaaggaatttatttttcctaatatgCAGGGTCAAAGTAGTAGTACCAATGGAATGTTCCCAGGTGACAGCCCCCTTAACCTCAGTCCTCTTCAGTACAGTAATGCCTTTGATGTGTTTGCAGCCTATGGAGGCCTCAACGAGAAGTCTTTTGTAGATGGCTtgaattttagtttaaataacATGCAGTATTCTAACCAGCAATTCCAGCCCGTTATGGCTaactaa